Proteins co-encoded in one Megalops cyprinoides isolate fMegCyp1 chromosome 1, fMegCyp1.pri, whole genome shotgun sequence genomic window:
- the si:ch211-14k19.8 gene encoding mucin-17: MQLSVYLLLSVFSTGYLFAVVHRDCGGTIDILREKSGYIHYSSTAGQVASNVITGPTYYNGLRQAKCTWIFEAPPNQKVRLDIVSTDYTSRLWVHFENSGDQMVYVPEESSSFSGSGTTIITWRAKQYGSSQQSIKIYFTDSEEMKNSSEWGRGESPRTAPAMYTEASSPNISGAPGAWRKSRLPESSVDSRGYHRRTIRARGLGMGHGMVAAFHSPTSAPTLWLSSSASVLSDKEAAPLPQEAPHNNPDTSGAALPVSHITIAPDQPTKGSGRRLDAAGPRRSSLATQTIENGPEPPPFLDASMYFSKHATSVLPPTQGVDTIFRSAVTRAAAPLSRTRTDSVTAIFGLHTQPPNMTAPAPLTVPPGQWTDTPGVTESHSVTSTVYSRSALTLLDSGHSPTAHLTTAFTESHSGKGSTHGDDRQTIASNIPGTGGQDVTEWPSFSASLPSSTRSLSEGQNGFLESTGTVGRGSRSVTHPEPVITSVSEGLTNRGTEQGSWVNGERHGTTERITDYTGAEGSSRLVTRSLSEGESADALPPDVSEKASRIPLSTDSSSGTALPPALGSVGISTGSADPAATHSEVASVTTRLGLDIDLHGSSSTSAATLITDLGKEGNAEFTTSVTSRVTSTRSPVNRHSTETLTVEPEIKVSVSPNDIHLTPVSVTAVPGVSPRPESEGSPAYKSGSSNSTSHPLSPGETDTRAAPAASTTAPTVTAGPQGGATEPEDISSDSRAHSTPDNLFKWVTTSDLPFTTSPVLSRGTSGTERPEEGVHSTSPVGHLEKAATSADPYFYRHTPTPVGSDTTSLIMTSQPPTVAPPTAGSPPTVRSTAGGSVSASSTLFTVGPQRLSTSVPGGTQGAQRRTGSPVFTTTASVSGGTSSSPVTSVPVTATVQPTSTVRSKTTHQTPTAPPPLTPWPRPTSQVSSPQTGPLPPRTELSTSRASTQSPSGRTPMIPSSTAKPVRGRVFIMQNQPAILKEETVRLLLQIVLDSGSRGEPESPQADSINMDAVQKVEPLLQRASGYEGLQVPWTSGRGVLQSVPVFGAARALSWLGAPGGLLDVTGLREAVREGLYLGGAKVVNITVGGLQADLCSWLFLCPSGFQCVPTGGGNASCTSLCHTDYCKNSGICMHHHGQQPMCQCPVGEDFWFMGRRCDLRMTRQRLVGVCLGVLLSVAVLMAVVSFLAVRRVKAMLIQAKVDQTRSSYRRFNHFDELSGRFWLRSWPGSADSLDNPGFSRSDELLHLRALDRTCCYHDDTLSIASTCPESGTHLNTVYTHGSRYNWDLSASSINEWMADSGKASDLSVCSWPIEPIQWTPFPLLQQLGIHRSVKTPRPHSYCEGMELVDLEKTWTT; this comes from the exons ATGCAACTCTCTGTTTATCTACTGCTCTCAGTTTTCAGTACAG GTTATCTTTTTGCCGTGGTACACCGTGACTGCGGGGGAACTATAGACATTCTTCGAGAGAAAAGCGGTTACATACATTATTCTTCAACAGCAGGCCAAGTTGCTTCAAATGTTATTACTGGACCTACTTATTACAATGGGCTACGACAAGCTAAATGCACGTGGATTTTTGAAGCCCCCCCTAATCAGAAGGTACGATTGGATATCGTTTCTACCGATTATACTTCGCGTCTCTGGGTGCATTTTGAGAACAGCGGAGATCAGATGGTCTATGTGCCAGAGGAGTCGTCATCATTCTCTGGGTCGGGCACGACCATCATTACCTGGAGAGCGAAACAGTATGGCAGTTCTCAACAGTCAATAAAGATCTACTTCACCG ATAGTGAAGAAATGAAGAATTCCTCAGAGTGGGGAAGGGGCGAGTCGCCTCGGACAGCCCCTGCCATGTACACAGAGGCCTCCTCTCCCAACATCTCGGGAGCTCCCGGAGCCTGGAGGAAGTCCCGGCTCCCGGAATCTTCCGTGGACAGCAGGGGCTACCATCGCCGCACCATTAGGGCGCGGGGGCTAGGGATGGGACATGGTATGGTCGCCGCATTCCACAGCCCGACCTCGGCCCCCACCCTCTGGCTCAGCTCCAGCGCGTCTGTACTATCTGATAAGGAAGCggcccccctccctcaggaAGCGCCGCACAATAACCCGGACACGTCTGGCGCTGCTCTCCCCGTTTCACACATCACCATCGCTCCGGACCAGCCCACCAAGGGCAGCGGGCGGAGGTTGGATGCTGCAGGGCCGCGCCGGTCCAGCTTGGCGACTCAGACCATAGAAAACGGGCCAGAACCTCCCCCTTTCCTGGACGCATCCATGTATTTCTCCAAACACGCCACCTCCGTTCTCCCTCCCACACAAGGTGTGGACACCATCTTTCGGAGTGCAGTCACCAGGgcagctgctcctctctctcgtACTCGAACTGATTCTGTCACGGCCATTTTTGGGctgcacacacagccccccAACATGACAGCTCCAGCCCCTCTCACGGTGCCTCCAGGCCAGTGGACTGATACTCCAGGTGTGACTGAGTCTCACAGCGTCACTTCGACAGTGTACTCACGGTCAGCCCTCACACTGCTGGACTCTGGACATTCGCCCACCGCCCATCTCACCACAGCTTTCACAGAAAGTCACAGTGGAAAGGGTTCAACACACGGTGATGATAGGCAAACAATCGCAAGCAATATTCCTGGCACTGGTGGACAGGATGTTACAGAATGGCCTTCTTTTTCTGCCTCGTTGCCTAGCAGCACCCGTAGTCTCTCAGAGGGGCAAAACGGGTTCTTGGAGTCGACGGGCACCGTGGGGAGGGGCTCACGGAGCGTCACTCATCCTGAACCTGTCATTACCTCTGTGTCAGAAGGCCTCACTAACAGAGGCACAGAGCAGGGGTCATGGGTAAACGGGGAAAGACACGGCACCACAGAGAGAATAACAGACTATACTGGAGCAGAGGGCTCCTCCAGGCTTGTCACCAGAAGCCTCTCTGAGGGTGAGAGCGCTGATGCCCTTCCACCGGATGTTTCAGAGAAGGCTTCCCGCATACCACTCTCCACAGACAGCTCGAGTGGCACAGCTTTGCCCCCTGCACTGGGGAGTGTTGGAATCTCTACAGGCAGCGCAGATCCAGCTGCCACTCATAGTGAGGTGGCATCAGTCACTACTCGTCTAGGACTGGACATAGATTTACATGGCTCATCCAGCACCTCTGCTGCAACCCTCATCACAGATCTGGGCAAAGAGGGCAATGCAGAGTTTACCACATCTGTGACCAGCAGGGTAACATCAACTCGTAGCCCTGTGAATCGACATTCCACAGAAACTTTGACAGTGGAACCAGAAATCAAAGTTTCAGTGTCGCCAAATGACATTCACCTGACCCCTGTCTCAGTGACAGCAGTGCCTGGGGTTTCCCCTCGGCCTGAAAGTGAGGGAAGCCCAGCGTATAAATCAGGCAGCTCAAACTCTACCTCACATCCTCTCAGccctggagagacagacaccagAGCTGCACCGGCTGCCTCCACCACTGCTCCCACGGTCACTGCAGGACCTCAGGGGGGCGCTACTGAGCCTGAGGACATCTCCAGTGATTCTCGTGCCCACAGCACCCCTGACAATCTCTTCAAATGGGTGACAACCTCTGACCTTCCCTTCACCACATCCCCTGTTCTGAGTCGGGGGACCAGTGGCACAGAGAGACCTGAGGAAGGAGTTCACAGCACTAGCCCTGTTGGGCATTTGGAGAAAGCAGCCACCAGCGCTGACCCCTATttctacagacacacacccactccGGTGGGTTCTGACACCACCTCTCTGATTATGACATCTCAGCCTCCTACCGTGGCCCCGCCCACAGCTGGGTCCCCTCCAACAGTGAGAAGCACAGCAGGGGGCTCTGTCTCTGCATCCTCAACCCTCTTTACTGTGGGCCCCCAGAGACTGTCCACGTCTGTGCCAGGCGGGACTCAGGGGGCACAGAGGAGAACGGGCTCTCCTGTATTTACCACCACAGCCTCAGTGTCAGGAGGAACATCCAGCTCCCCTGTCACTTCTGTTCCAGTTACTGCGACCGTGCAACCTACCAGCACTGTCCGCAGCAAAACCACTCATCAAACCCCCACGGCGCCGCCCCCCTTGACACCTTGGCCCAGGCCTACCTCACAGGTCTCCAGTCCTCAGACaggccccctccctcccaggaCAGAACTGTCTACCAGCAGAGCCTCCACACAGTCACCCTCTGGCAGAACTCCCATGATCCCCAGCTCCACAGCTAAACCGGTCAGAGGCAGGGTATTCATAATGCAGAACCAGCCAGCCATCCTAAAAG AGGAAACTGTtcggctgctgctgcagatTGTTCTGGACAGTGGGTCTCGAGGGGAGCCGGAATCTCCTCAGGCTGACAGCATTAACATGGATGCAGTCCAAAAG GTAGAACCGCTCTTACAGAGGGCTTCAGGTTACGAGGGGCTGCAGGTGCCATGGACAAG TGGGAGAGGTGTCTTGCAGAGTGTGCCTGTGTTCGGTGCTGCGAGGGCGCTGTCCTGGCTAGGGGCTCCCGGGGGTCTCCTGGACGTGACCGGGCTGAGGGAGGCTGTGAGGGAGGGGCTGTATCTGGGTGGAGCCAAGGTGGTGAACATCACTGTGGGTG GGCTTCAGGCGGACCTGTGCTCCTGGCTGTTCCTGTGCCCCTCGGGTTTCCAGTGTGTGCCAACCGGCGGGGGCAATGCCAGCTGCACCTCGCTGTGCCACACAGACTACTGCAAGAACAGCGGCATCTGCATGCACCACCATGGCCAGCAGCCAATGTGCCA GTGTCCTGTGGGTGAGGACTTCTGGTTCATGGGCCGGCGGTGTGACTTGCGCATGACACGGCAGAGGCTGGTGGGGGTGTGCCTGGGTGTCCTGCTCTCCGTGGCTGTCCTGATGGCCGTCGTGTCCTTTCTGGCCGTCCGACGCGTCAAAGCCATGCTGATTCAGGCCAAGGTGGACCAGACACGCAGCAG CTATCGGAGGTTCAATCACTTCGACGAGCTATCCGGAAGGTTCTGGCTGCGTTCGTGGCCAGGTTCAGCGGACTCCCTCGACAACCCCGGCTTCAGCCGATCAGACGAGCTGCTGCACCTCAGAGCTCTTGATCGTACCTGCTGTTACCATGACGACACACTCTCCATCGCGTCTACATGCCCGGAGAGTGGAACACACCTCAACACAGTCTACACACATGG ATCCCGTTACAACTGGGACCTTAGTGCAAGCAGCATCAACGAGTGGATGGCTGACTCTGGGAAGGCCAGCgacctgtctgtgtgcagctggCCCATCGAGCCCATCCAGTGGACTCCCTTTCCCCTGCTACAGCAACTGGGCATCCACAGATCA GTTAAGACACCTCGGCCTCACTCCTACTGCGAGGGAATGGAGCTGGTCGACCTGGAGAAAACCTGGACTACTTAA
- the LOC118790939 gene encoding acyl carrier protein, mitochondrial-like isoform X2: MASRVLVQCVRSLAPSSRRLYQGRAASARLPNQRAFSLLSCSQKTRQTNLTRISSPLGQLCRQYGDLPPLTLETIKDRVLYVLKLYDKINPEKLQTTSHFLKDLGLDSLDQVEIIMAMEDEFGFEIPDVEAEKLMSPQEIVQYIAEKKDVYE; the protein is encoded by the exons ATGGCGTCCCGTGTCCTTGTTCAATGTGTCCGCTCGCTCGCTCCATCATCAAGAAGGCTGTACCAAGGCAGAGCTGCTTCAGCACGGCTTCCTAACCAGCGAGCGTTCTCCCTTCTTTCGTGCAGCCAAAAAACACGGCAGACCAACCTGACACGG ATCTCCAGCCCTCTGGGTCAGCTCTGTCGACAGTATGGGGATCTGCCTCCGCTCACTCTCGAGACCATCAAGGATCGCGTCCTTTATGTCCTCAAACTGTATGACAAGATCAACCCAGAGAAA CTTCAGACCACATCTCACTTCTTGAAAGATCTGGGGTTGGACAGCCTGGACCAGGTGGAGATAATTATGGCCATGGAAGATGAGTTTG GGTTTGAGATCCCAGACGTGGAGGCCGAGAAGCTAATGTCTCCACAGGAGattgtacagtacattgcagAAAAGAAGGATGTGTATGAATGA
- the LOC118790939 gene encoding acyl carrier protein, mitochondrial-like isoform X1 — MASRVLVQCVRSLAPSSRRLYQGRAASARLPNQRAFSLLSCSQKTRQTNLTRQISSPLGQLCRQYGDLPPLTLETIKDRVLYVLKLYDKINPEKLQTTSHFLKDLGLDSLDQVEIIMAMEDEFGFEIPDVEAEKLMSPQEIVQYIAEKKDVYE; from the exons ATGGCGTCCCGTGTCCTTGTTCAATGTGTCCGCTCGCTCGCTCCATCATCAAGAAGGCTGTACCAAGGCAGAGCTGCTTCAGCACGGCTTCCTAACCAGCGAGCGTTCTCCCTTCTTTCGTGCAGCCAAAAAACACGGCAGACCAACCTGACACGG CAGATCTCCAGCCCTCTGGGTCAGCTCTGTCGACAGTATGGGGATCTGCCTCCGCTCACTCTCGAGACCATCAAGGATCGCGTCCTTTATGTCCTCAAACTGTATGACAAGATCAACCCAGAGAAA CTTCAGACCACATCTCACTTCTTGAAAGATCTGGGGTTGGACAGCCTGGACCAGGTGGAGATAATTATGGCCATGGAAGATGAGTTTG GGTTTGAGATCCCAGACGTGGAGGCCGAGAAGCTAATGTCTCCACAGGAGattgtacagtacattgcagAAAAGAAGGATGTGTATGAATGA
- the dctn5 gene encoding dynactin subunit 5, translated as MELCEILYNKAEYIETASGNKVSRQSVLCGSQNIVLNGKTIVMNDCIIRGDLANVRVGRQCVIKSRSVIRPPFKKFSKGVAFFPLHIGDHVFIEEDCVVNAAQIGSYVHIGKNCVIGRRCVLKDCCKILDNTVLPPETVVPPFTVFSGCPGLFSGELPECTQELMIDVTKSYYQKFLPLSQI; from the exons ATGGAACtgtgtgaaatactgtacaacAAAGCGGAATACATCGAAACG GCATCTGGAAACAAAGTTAGCAGGcaatcagtgctgtgtggaaGTCAGAACATCGTTCTCAATGGCAAA ACTATCGTAATGAATGACTGTATCATTCGAGGTGATCTCGCTAACGTCAGAGTTGGAAGGCAGTGCGTTATCAAGAGCCGTAGTGTGATTCGTCCACCTTTCAAAAAGTTCAGCAAAGG GGTGGCCTTCTTCCCTCTGCACATCGGGGACCACGTCTTCATCGAGGAGGACTGCGTCGTCAATGCTGCCCAGATCGGCTCCTACGTCCACATAGGGAAGAACTGCGTGATT GGCCGGCGGTGCGTTCTGAAGGACTGCTGTAAGATTCTGGACAACACGGTCCTCCCTCCTGAGACAGTGGTACCTCCCTTCACAGTGTTCTCAGGCTGTCCAG GCTTGTTCTCAGGGGAGCTTCCAGAGTGTACACAGGAGCTCATGATTGATGTCACCAAGAGCTACTACCAGAAGTTCCTCCCGCTCAGCCAGATTTAG